From Spiroplasma eriocheiris, the proteins below share one genomic window:
- a CDS encoding lipoprotein: MKKLLSFFSVLSLVMISTTNIVACSSSENSSVTQNKQEITPENLDKFFLSHMTWDFKDQFFFKDINEQTKDESIKFYGSIESMLVYLLSNMIEQEFNIMFNYKKSDFFFLVNFDNSGFFDSYGISIDELYKLSFSVIVSSKNNQNEWIYKKK, translated from the coding sequence ATGAAAAAATTATTATCATTTTTTAGTGTGCTTAGTTTAGTAATGATAAGTACAACTAATATTGTTGCATGTAGTTCTAGTGAGAATTCAAGTGTAACTCAAAATAAACAAGAAATAACACCTGAAAACTTAGATAAGTTTTTCTTATCACATATGACATGAGATTTTAAAGATCAATTCTTTTTTAAAGATATAAATGAACAAACAAAAGATGAAAGTATTAAATTTTATGGTTCTATTGAATCTATGCTTGTATATTTATTGTCTAATATGATAGAGCAAGAATTTAATATTATGTTTAATTATAAAAAATCTGATTTTTTCTTTTTAGTTAATTTTGATAATTCTGGTTTTTTTGATAGTTATGGGATTTCAATTGATGAATTATATAAATTATCTTTTTCTGTAATTGTTAGTTCTAAAAATAATCAAAATGAGTGGATTTATAAAAAAAAATAA
- a CDS encoding lipoprotein produces MKKLLSFFSALSLAITSTTNIVACSSSENSSVTRNKQEITPENLDKFFSSHMTWDFKDQFFFKDKNKQTEEENTRFDYISTGLMTSNLFTLVKNKFDNLFEYNDKDYWFSILFQNDEVFDKSGIILNNLYKLPFDVVVTPKDKSWSYRKENLVLNFEETKIYSKQVWLEKFIKFYAENNIERKTPATNLPNFNQLFLTSIMESTSNLNKYKENNSAYVVKHVSEELTYLFSGEKDFPDTRWLYEDYKINFNIKNYHYLSDDLDMPYVIYFNSDFTASFLNEPEINFSSNSNFSVLFV; encoded by the coding sequence ATGAAGAAGTTATTATCATTTTTTAGTGCGCTTAGTTTAGCAATAACAAGTACAACTAATATTGTTGCATGTAGTTCTAGTGAGAATTCAAGTGTAACTCGAAATAAGCAAGAAATAACGCCTGAAAACTTAGATAAGTTTTTCTCATCACATATGACATGAGATTTTAAAGATCAATTCTTTTTTAAGGATAAAAATAAACAAACAGAAGAAGAAAACACTAGATTCGATTATATTTCGACAGGTTTAATGACAAGCAATTTATTTACTTTAGTTAAAAATAAATTTGATAATTTATTTGAATATAATGACAAAGACTATTGGTTTTCAATTCTTTTTCAAAATGATGAAGTTTTTGATAAATCAGGTATTATACTTAATAATTTATATAAATTACCTTTTGATGTAGTTGTAACTCCAAAAGATAAATCATGATCTTATCGGAAAGAAAATCTTGTATTAAATTTTGAAGAAACTAAGATTTATTCTAAGCAAGTTTGGTTAGAAAAATTTATTAAGTTTTATGCAGAAAACAATATAGAAAGAAAAACACCTGCAACAAATTTACCCAATTTTAATCAGTTATTTCTTACAAGTATTATGGAATCAACAAGTAATTTAAATAAATACAAAGAAAACAATTCTGCTTATGTAGTGAAGCATGTATCAGAAGAATTGACTTATCTTTTTAGCGGAGAAAAAGATTTTCCTGATACGCGTTGATTATATGAAGATTACAAAATCAATTTTAATATTAAAAATTACCACTATCTTAGTGATGATTTAGACATGCCATATGTAATTTATTTTAATTCTGATTTTACTGCTTCTTTTTTAAATGAGCCTGAAATTAATTTTTCTTCTAACTCTAATTTTAGTGTGCTTTTTGTTTAG